The Theobroma cacao cultivar B97-61/B2 chromosome 2, Criollo_cocoa_genome_V2, whole genome shotgun sequence genome includes the window GCGAAAAGTTAATATCATATTCgaataagaacaaaataaactATTTCTAAGAAGaggcaaaaacaaaacaaaatgggGATGAGAACTTAGGACTTTAGGAGTGCACCTCAATATGATCTCCAACGTTAGCTAGAAATGAATTGGGAATTGGATTGACATTCATCCATTTCCCTTTGTGCTGCACTTGAAGGCCCCTGATTTCATTTTGTATTAGAAGGGTCAAAAGACCGTGATCCGAATGAGGAGGCAACCCCAATGCGAGCTCTGGCTGCGGACATGGTGGGTAGAAGTTGGCTGTTAGGACTTGCAAGCCATCTTCCAAATTCAAGGCCTCGTCAATATAATTCTCCTCTAATCCCAAACTCTCGGATATTCCTCTTACTATTATTCTTGCTACTTGCCGGACTCTTTTGCTGAATTCTAAAGCAATTTCACTGTTTCCAAAAACATTCAGACAAAACTTGTTTTAGCTAAGCTATTGCAGCTGCAACGGCTAAGGAAACAGCACGAGCATGATTCCAATTATTTGAAATGAGATTCCAAAACAATCCATCAATTCACGCATcagaaaggaaaataaaaggatCAAATAAAAAGTACTAAAAGAATCCAGGGTAACAAAATAATAGTAGTCTAGATGACCCACAGGGTTATATAGACAAGATTACTATTGTTTTGTTACCCAATTGGCCGATTCCTTGAATTCCGTCTTCTGTGCATACTCTAATCCTAGGACTCATTCTGAACCCTGTATTATCTGTAAGTTACCAAGCTAATTGAGTTCAAAACCTGAAGGCAGCTGGCTTGTTGGGTGAGTGAAACTCAGGATGCTGAAAGACCTTGAGAAAATCCCTCCAGAATAAAACTTTATCCACTGAAACGTTGAAACTGGTACCACACCTAATGGGGTCCAGCACATGCTTCCCTTCAAATTCTTGCTTCTCTTCCTCCGTTAGCTCAAAAAATCCTCTACACGCCTCAATTATTGCCTTCATCATGCTCTCCGGCACCCCATGATTTATCA containing:
- the LOC18608238 gene encoding protein DMR6-LIKE OXYGENASE 2 encodes the protein MAASAPFLSLPSQASLTYALPKRTSIKSLAELPGLTSMPPIYTFPTNANDQPFSDAKESIPTVDFSHLTSNNPDERSKVLQELGEACQDWGFFMVINHGVPESMMKAIIEACRGFFELTEEEKQEFEGKHVLDPIRCGTSFNVSVDKVLFWRDFLKVFQHPEFHSPNKPAAFSEIALEFSKRVRQVARIIVRGISESLGLEENYIDEALNLEDGLQVLTANFYPPCPQPELALGLPPHSDHGLLTLLIQNEIRGLQVQHKGKWMNVNPIPNSFLANVGDHIEILSNGKYKSVLHRAVVNNKDTRISIAMPHGPALNAVVAPASKLLDHENNPPAYKAMKYKDYLELQQSSKLDGKSCLERIQDRTV